In Strigops habroptila isolate Jane chromosome 2, bStrHab1.2.pri, whole genome shotgun sequence, one genomic interval encodes:
- the HSPA13 gene encoding heat shock 70 kDa protein 13 has protein sequence MAGQMAVLGSAVLALLLAGYLAQQYLPMPAPKVIGIDLGTTYCSVGVFLPGTGQVKVIADENGHNSIPSIVSFTNTGVYVGYDGLELADSNPQNTIYDAKRFIGKIFSSEELKSESSRYPFKIFNNNGSAEFSLTTNETFRVTPEYIGSQLLLKLKRMAEDYIGMPVSKAVISVPAEFDERQRNSTIKAANIAGLNILRVINEPTAAAMAYGLHNADVFNVLVVDLGGGTLDVSLLNKQGGMFLTRAMAGNNKLGGQDFNQRLMLYLYNQLHQMYGSLPTRKEEIHRLRQAVEAVKLNLTVHETATLRVLLTVPERKPTKELPVSEVKPITVLKDKPSQKTEDLKNPGDSSKVENNFVKVMFETEISRKLFETLNEDLFEKILVPIEQVLKDGRLQKAEVDEIVLVGGSTRIPQIRKVIQDFFGKEPNTSVDPDLAVVTGVAIQAGIVGGSWPLQVSAIEIPNKHLRKTNFN, from the exons ATGGCCGGGCAGATGGCGGTGCTGg GTTCAGCTGTTCTGGCTCTCCTGTTAGCTGGCTATCTAGCACAGCAATACTTACCAATGCCTGCACCGAAAGTGATCGGGATTGATCTTGGTACAACTTACTGCTCTGTTGGTGTCTTTCTTCCTGGAACGGGGCAGGTGAAGGTTATTGCAGACGAAAATGGGCACAACAGCATTCCAAGTATAGTCTCTTTCACGAACACAGGCGTGTATGTAGGATATGATGGCCTAGAACTGGCTGATTCAAATCCTCAGAACACCATATATGATGCAAAAAGATTCATTGGGAAAATCTTCAgttcagaagaactgaaaagtgAAAGTAGCAGGTATCCCTTTAAG ATTTTCAACAACAATGGATCAGCTGAATTTTCTTTGACAACTAATGAAACCTTTCGCGTCACTCCAGAGTATATTGgctctcagctgctgctgaaattgAAGAGAATGGCAGAAGACTATATTGGCATGCCTGTTTCGAAGGCGGTCATCTCTGTGCCAGCAGAGTTTGATGAAAGGCAACGGAATTCTACCATTAAGGCAGCTAATATTGCAG GGCTAAACATTTTGCGAGTCATCAATGAACCCACAGCTGCAGCTATGGCTTATGGACTCCACAATGCTGATGTGTTTAATGTTCTGGTGGTGGATTTGGGTGGAGGAACTTTGGATGTGTCCCTGTTGAACAAGCAGGGAGGGATGTTCCTCACACGAGCCATGGCAG GTAACAACAAACTTGGAGGACAGGATTTTAATCAGAGGTTGATGCTGTATTTATACAATCAGCTCCATCAGATGTATGGTTCTCTGCcaacaagaaaagaagaaatacatcgCCTCAGACAGGCCGTGGAAGCAGTTAAGTTAAATCTGACTGTTCATGAGACAGCTACACTAAGAGTGTTGTTGACTGTGCCGGAAAGGAAGCCTACGAAAGAACTTCCAGTTAGTGAGGTAAAACCGATCACTGTGCTAAAAGACAAGCCTTCACAAAAAACAGAAGACCTGAAAAATCCTGGAGACTCTTCAAAAGTAGAGAACAACTTTGTCAAAGTTATGTTTGAAACAGAAATCTCTAGGAAGCTGTTTGAGACGTTAAATGAGGACCTTTTTGAGAAGATTCTTGTGCCCATAGAACAAGTGTTAAAGGATGGCCGCCTCCAGAAAGCAGAAGTGGATGAAATTGTGTTAGTGGGAGGCTCCACCCGGATCCCTCAGATACGCAAAGTTATTCAGGATTTCTTTGGAAAGGAACCTAACACCTCTGTAGATCCTGACCTAGCAGTTGTAACGGGAGTGGCTATCCAAGCAGGAATTGTTGGTGGTTCCTGGCCGCTTCAAGTCAGTGCCATAGAAATTCCTAATAAGCATTTACGGAAGACTAATTTTAACTGA